In the genome of Rhodoplanes sp. Z2-YC6860, one region contains:
- a CDS encoding Bug family tripartite tricarboxylate transporter substrate binding protein — protein sequence MRGRLAAAAIAIALAVPAKAADEYPTRPVRVIVPFEPGGINETGARIVTTQLSERLGKQFIIEFKSGAGGMVGTEYATHLPADGYNIAVISVANAVHPALYNLTYDLRKAFEPVALLLTSPNTLAVHPSFPANTVSEFIALAKSKPGDIQYASAGVGGSLHLGMELFRMQAGIELLHIPFRGAGPAAIDVVAGNTKAVMSSTSTLSPHIRNGKLKGIAVSAKARLPSEPNVQTFIEAGFPQYEATNWIGFVVPTGTPKFIVEKLQKEVSEVLELPDVQKQLENRGAIAEKLTGAEFGAFIDSEIAKWGKVVKDANVKPE from the coding sequence ATGCGCGGACGACTGGCAGCTGCTGCAATTGCAATCGCTTTGGCCGTTCCCGCCAAAGCGGCCGATGAATATCCAACCCGGCCGGTGCGGGTCATCGTGCCGTTCGAGCCGGGCGGTATCAACGAAACCGGCGCCCGCATCGTCACCACGCAGTTGAGCGAGCGGCTGGGCAAGCAGTTCATCATCGAATTCAAGTCTGGCGCCGGCGGCATGGTGGGCACGGAATACGCCACGCACCTTCCTGCCGACGGCTACAACATCGCGGTGATTTCGGTCGCCAACGCGGTGCATCCGGCGCTCTACAATCTCACCTACGACCTGCGCAAAGCCTTCGAGCCGGTGGCGCTGCTTCTGACCAGCCCCAACACGCTGGCGGTGCATCCGTCGTTCCCGGCCAACACGGTCAGCGAATTCATTGCACTCGCCAAGTCGAAGCCGGGCGACATCCAATACGCCTCCGCGGGCGTCGGCGGCTCGCTGCATCTCGGCATGGAGCTGTTCCGGATGCAGGCCGGCATCGAGCTCTTGCACATCCCGTTCCGCGGTGCGGGTCCGGCCGCGATCGACGTGGTGGCCGGCAACACCAAGGCGGTGATGAGCTCGACCTCGACGCTGTCGCCGCACATCCGCAACGGCAAGCTGAAGGGCATCGCGGTCAGCGCCAAGGCGCGGCTGCCGTCGGAGCCCAACGTGCAAACCTTCATCGAGGCCGGCTTCCCGCAATACGAGGCCACCAACTGGATCGGTTTTGTTGTGCCGACCGGAACCCCGAAATTCATCGTCGAGAAGTTGCAGAAGGAGGTCTCGGAAGTCCTGGAGCTGCCCGACGTGCAGAAGCAGCTCGAAAACCGCGGGGCCATCGCCGAGAAGCTCACCGGGGCCGAGTTCGGCGCGTTCATCGACAGCGAAATCGCCAAATGGGGCAAGGTGGTCAAGGACGCCAACGTCAAACCCGAATAA
- the phnD gene encoding phosphate/phosphite/phosphonate ABC transporter substrate-binding protein, protein MLRSIKQLAGCVAALTVIGTGAALAQADCPRGELDKAYCDRNGDLVADAPTDPKQLVNPSTLIFAYTPVEDPALYTKVWDGFLRHAEKVTGKRVVFFPVQSNAAEIEAMRSGRLHIAGVSTGPTPIAVNCAGYVPFAIMGTQGGTFGYEMEIIVPADSPIKTPADLKGKKVAFTAPTSNSGFKAPSAILESEFNLKAERDFTPVFSGKHDNSVLGVANKDYDAAAIANEVMFRMFERKVVDKAKIRTIYKSETFPTTSYGYAHNLDPKLVEKIKEAFFTFPWEGSALKAEFKTEDRFVPITYQKDWSVIRKIDAATGVKYTCK, encoded by the coding sequence ATGCTGCGTTCGATCAAGCAACTGGCCGGCTGCGTTGCTGCGCTGACAGTCATCGGCACCGGAGCCGCCCTGGCGCAGGCCGATTGCCCGCGCGGCGAACTCGACAAGGCCTACTGCGACCGCAATGGCGATCTGGTCGCCGACGCGCCGACCGATCCCAAGCAACTGGTCAATCCGTCGACGCTGATCTTTGCCTATACGCCGGTCGAGGACCCGGCTCTGTACACCAAGGTATGGGACGGCTTCCTGCGACACGCCGAAAAGGTGACGGGAAAACGGGTCGTCTTCTTCCCGGTCCAATCCAACGCCGCTGAGATCGAAGCCATGCGCTCGGGCCGCTTGCATATCGCGGGCGTCAGCACCGGGCCAACGCCGATCGCCGTCAACTGCGCCGGCTATGTCCCGTTCGCCATCATGGGCACGCAAGGCGGCACCTTCGGCTACGAGATGGAAATCATCGTGCCGGCCGACAGCCCGATCAAAACGCCGGCCGATCTGAAGGGCAAGAAGGTGGCGTTCACTGCGCCGACATCGAACTCGGGCTTCAAGGCGCCGTCAGCCATTCTCGAATCGGAGTTCAACCTCAAAGCCGAGCGCGACTTCACGCCGGTGTTCTCCGGCAAGCACGACAACTCGGTGCTCGGCGTCGCCAACAAGGACTACGACGCGGCGGCGATCGCCAACGAGGTGATGTTCCGCATGTTCGAGCGCAAGGTGGTCGACAAGGCGAAGATCCGGACGATCTACAAGTCCGAGACCTTCCCGACCACGAGCTACGGCTATGCGCACAACCTCGATCCGAAGCTCGTCGAAAAGATCAAGGAGGCGTTCTTCACCTTCCCGTGGGAAGGCTCGGCGCTGAAGGCCGAGTTCAAGACCGAGGACCGTTTCGTACCGATCACCTATCAAAAAGACTGGAGCGTCATCCGCAAGATCGATGCCGCGACCGGCGTGAAATACACCTGCAAGTAA